Part of the Coriobacteriaceae bacterium genome is shown below.
TCAGCGGCATCCTCGGCAATGAGGCGAGCACCCGAGGTGGCGACCATGACGGGGTCGACGACGATATTTTGTGCGTCCCAGGCGCTCAAGCGGTCGGCGATAACCTCGATAATCTCGGCAGAGGAAACCATGCCGATCTTGACGGCGCTGGGTCGAATATCGTCAAAAACGGCATCGATCTGCGCCGCGACAATATCCGGAGAGATGTTCTGCACGGCGGTAACGCCCAGTGTGTTTTGCGCTGTGATGGCAGTGATGGCCGTCTCGGCATACAGGCGGTGCGCCGTGATGGTCTTGATGTCGGCCTGAATGCCGGCGCCACCGCTGGAATCGGATCCCGCGATGGATAGAACGGCAGGTACCTTGCTGCGATCCATGTTCGCTCCCTTGTCTGGTCGGATTCAAATGGGTCTTTTACCCCGCATTATAAAGAGGCCCAGGCCGGCGATATGCCGAACCCGGGCGCGAGATGCAATTTTTACGCAAATGCAAGCAAATGTTCACAGGTTAACAATTGGCAGGTGCTGCGGCGAGCCCATAGGCGATAGCGGCGATAAGGCTAGTCCTCCATGCCGAGATCGATCGTCGTACCCTCGAACACCTTGTTGACGGTGCGGACGGCGCACATCTTGCCGCACATGGTGCAGGTGCCCTCGGTGGCAGCGGGGGATTCCTCGTAGCGCTTCTTACCGGTGACCGGGTCGAGAGCGCACTTCCACATGGCGTCCCAGTCGAGCTTGCGGCGTGCCTGGCCCATCTTGTCGTCCATGTCGCGGGCGTGGGGCACCTTTTTGGCGATGTCGGCGGCGTGTGCGGCGATCTTGGTGGCCATGAGGCCGTCGAGCACGTCCTGGGCGTTGGGCAGGCACAGGTGCTCGGCCGGCGTCACGTAGCACAGGAAGTCGGCTCCGGAGCTGGCGGAGATGGCGCCGCCGATGGCGGCGGTGATGTGGTCGTAGCCCACTCCGATATCGGTCACCAGCGGCCCGAGCACATAGAACGGGGCGTTGTGGCACAGGCGCTTCTGCAGTTTCATATTGGCGGCGATCTCGTCGAGCGCCATGTGACCCGGACCCTCGACCATGACCTGGACGCCGGCGGCCCAAGCGCGCTTGCACAGCTTGCCCAGCTCGATCATCTCGGCGGTCTCGGTGGCGTCGTTGGAGTCGTAGAGGCAGCCCGGGCGGCAGGAGTCGCCGAGCGAAATCGTCACGTCGTACTCGTGGCAGATTTCGAGCAGCTCGTCAAAGTACTCGTAGAAGGGGTTTTCGTTGCCGGTGACCTCCATCCAGCCAAACAGCAGCGAGCCGCCACGGCTGACGATGTTCATGAGACGGCCGGTCTCTTTAAAGGTCTTGGTGACCGACTTGTTGATGCCGCAGTGGATGGTCATAAAGTCCACGCCGTCCTCGGCGTGCGCGCGCACGACTTCGAACAGGTCGTCCTTGGTGAGCTTGACCAGCGGCTTTTCCATGTAGCCGATGGCGTCGTACATGGGGACGGTGCCCACCATGAGCGGTGTCTCGTCGATGAGCTGCTGGCGGAACTGGCGCGTCTTGCCCGAGTTGGAGAGGTCCATGATGGCGTCGGCGCCGTAGTCCTCGGCAATCTTGACCTTCTTCCATTCCTCGGCGGCATCGGCCTTGTCGCCCGAGATGCCCAGGTTGACATTGACCTTGGTGGACAGGCCCTCACCGACACCAAAGGCGCGCATGCCCTTTTTGATATGCACGATGTTGGCGGGGATGGCGATGCGGCCGTCGGCCACGCGCTCGCGGATGTACTCGGGGTCGCGATGCTCGCGCTCGGCGACCTCCTTCATCTGCGGTGTGATCTGCCCGGCGCGGGCGAAGTCGATTTGCGTGACGAGCGTGGGCTCGGTTTGTGTGCTCATTGGCACGGCTCCCTTCGTTGGCATTACCCATATCAGGTTTGCGGGTCAGGGCGGGCGCGCCCAGTCTCAGCCTGCCGTCTTGTCCTGCAAGCTCCCCGTTTATGTGGTGGGCTCAAGTATAGCTCGAATGGGTACGATTGACGCGATGAGCATGCCCGTGGGGAGGCGAACATGAAAGACAAGCATCTGTATCGGGAGACGCAGTGGGACGTGTCGGCCGAGGAGGGCCGTGCGCACCATGGCCTTGTCGCGATTGGTTTTGCGGTGCTTGCCGTGCTGGTGATTGCCTTTTGTATTTGGACGTTTGGCGGTCGCGGCGGCACTGCCTGGGAGTTTGAGGCCGATGATAGCCTACCGATTATGACGGTGAGGAGTACTGGCGGTAATGCCAATACGCTCGCCATTCCGGGCGATTATTGGTACCCGCGCGATGAGTTTGTGCAGTTGCAGCTGAGTGGTGGGTCCATTCCAGGCGAAGAAATCGAACGCGTGACGTTTGACGCGGCGCTCAAAACGCTGACGGTGAAGCTCAAAGATCAAGGAGATGTGCCCACGACCATGGATATCGCCCTGACGGAATGGCGCCTGGAGCCCCCGTCGGGCGTCAAGGCGTCCGATGTGGAGCATGTCAAGATTACCTATCAGGACGGCTCGACAAGCGAGATTGCCAAGGCAGACGGCTTGGCGGAATAGCGGGATGTTCACCGAATATCATGAAAGCATGCCGAGGTGGAGTTCGGCGCTGGCGACACGCATTTAGAATGCCTGCTCGTTGATGAAGACCAGGCTATCTGGGGACGAGAGCTCGGGGACATAGCGGTAGCCAAGGTTGAACTCGGTAAGACCAGCGGCGTCCTCGACCTTGTTTTCCGCCATCCAGCGCACCATGGAGCCGCGTGCCTTTTTGCTGGCGGTCGATCGCTGGATGGGCTTGCCGTTGCGGACACCTTCGCCAAAGAGACAAGTGATGGTTGTGGCGTCGCCTGCGAGATGGGGTAGAACGGCCTTGGCGTACTCCACGCTGGCAAGGTTGACGACCGTGGTGTTGGAGCCGGTCGGCGCAATGGCGCATGCAAGTTTGTCGCCCCAAAACGCATAGAGGTCACGGGCGTTGTCGACGGCGAGCTTGGCTCCCATTTCGAGCCGATAGGGCTCAACGCCATGGAAAGGCCGCACGCATCCGTACAATCCGGAGAGGATCAAGAGATGGTTTTGCAGCCAGTCGAGTTGTGCGGCATCCATCACCTCGGGCGCCATGCTCTGGTATTGAATGCCGTGATAGGACATGACGGCAGGGGAGAGGTGACGGGCGAGTGCGGGATTGTCGAGATCGCCGTTTTTCAGGATGGGCCCGAACTCATGCAGGGTGTTGAGGCAAGGCCCCAACAGTTTGTCACTCACGTTCCATAGCGCTTGCAGGCCGCCGCCTTCATTCCGCTCGATATCTAGCAGCGCGCGGTGGAGGCGAGCCGTCTCGCGCGCAAAGGGTGGAATGCCCAGGACTTCAAAAGCATCTTGGGCCGCGCGCATCTGCTTGGCGGGCGAAATGACGACCTGCAGCATGGACTCTCCTCTGCCAAAAAGGAAGTTGCGGTGGAATACGGTCTGTTTTGGCCGTTTATGGGCCAGTTTAGTCTGTATTTCACCGCAACTGATGAAGGGTTGGTTACGCGCGCTCGATGAAGGCCTTGTAGCCGCGATAGGCCTCGTAGATATCGGCCTTGTTAGCGACCTCCCACAGGGCGTGCATGGACAGGACGGCAACGCCAGAGTCGATGACGTTCATGCCGTACTTAGCCATGATGTATGCGATGGTGCCGCCGCCGCCCGCGTTGACGCGACCGAGCTCGCAGGTCTGGAAGTCCACGCCGGCCTCGTCCATGATGTCGCGGATGAGGGCCACATACTCGGCGTCGGCGTCGTTAGAGCCGCCCTTGCCGCGGCTGCCCGTGTACTTGTTAAAGCACAGGCCGCGACCCATGAAGGCTGCGTTCTTGGTTTCGAACTTGCCGGCGTAGCCCGGGTCGAAGCCGGCGGACACGTCGGAGGAGAGCATGCGGCTGCGGGCGAGCGCGCGGCGCAGGGCCAGCGGGCTATCCTCGCCGGCGAGCGTCATGATCTCGGCGACGGTGTTCTCGAAGAAGCGGCTCGTCATGCCGGTGGCACCCACGGAACCGATCTCCTCCTTGTCGACGATGAGTGTGATGCTCGTGCGCTCCACGTTGGCGACGTTGATCTGGGCGAGCATGGACGGATAGGCGCAGACACGGTCGTCGTGGCCATAGCCCAGAATCATGGAGCGGTCGAGGCCCATGTCACGGGCGGGGCCGGCGGGCACGACCTCGATCTCGGCGGAGAGGAAGTCCTCCTCCTCGACGTCGTACTGCTCCTTGAGGATATCCAGGAACATCTGCTTGACGGGCTCCTTGGGAGCGTCCTTGTCGTCCTCGTCAAACTTGACGGGGCGGCCGCCCACGATCACGTCGAGGATCTCGGCGTCGACGGCGTCCTTGGCGGGCTTGGCCATCTGCTCGCTCGAGAGGTGGATCAGCAGGTCGGAGATGGTAAAGACCGGGTCGTCGGCCTTGTCACCGATGTTGATGTCGACGGTGGTGCCGTCCTTTTTGCAGATGACGCCCACGAGTGCGAGCGGGGAAGCGACCCAGTGGTAGCTCTTGACGCCGCCATAGTAGTGCGTGTCGAGATAAGCCATGTCGCCGGCCTCGAAGGCGGGGTTCTGCTTGAGGTCCAGGCGCGGCGAGTCCACGTGGGCGCCCAGGATGTTAAAGCCCTGCTCGAGCGGGGCGGTGCCCAGGTTGACGAGCATGAGGTCCTTGCCGTGGTTGGCGGCGTACACCTTGTCGCCGGCCTTGAGCGCGCGGCCCTCGGCGATCACGGTCTCCAGATTGACGTAGCCCGCCTCCTCGGCCATCTTGATACCGGCCTTGACGCACAGGCGCTCGGTCTTGTTCTCACTCAAAAACTGCTTATAGCCGCGGCAAAGCTCCTCGAGCTCCTCGATCTGCTGTGGCGTGTACTTTTTCCATGCGCTGGGACGCTCCATGACGCAGGCTCCTTTCGGATCGATCGTGCTGGTTGATGTACCGTGAGCCATCGTATCACGCGCGGGCCCGCGGCGGCAGGGAAGCCTGATGTGCGGTGGCCGCGGGGCGGGGAGCGTGTAAACTGGTGTGAGCAAACCGTGCCCAGCCCAAAGCGAGGTATTCAATATGTCTGAAAAGCGCCGTACCTTTGCCGTCATCGACGGCAACTCGCTCATGCATCGCGCCTTCCACGCCGTGCCGCCGACCATGAACGCGCCGGACGGTCGCCCCACCAACGCGATCTTTGGTTTTCTGAACATGTTTCTTAAGATGATCGACGCCTTTAACCCCGACGGCGTCGTCGTGGCGTTTGACAAGGGCAAGCCGCGCGTGCGTATGGAGATGCTGCCGCAGTATAAGGCGCAGCGTCCGCCCATGGACCCCGATCTGCACGCGCAGTTCCCTATGATCAAGGAGCTGCTCGCCGCGCTCAACGTGCCGATTCTGCAGTCCGAGGGCTGGGAAGGCGATGACATCCTGGGTACTATGGCGCGCCTGGGCGAGCAGGCCGGCTGTGATATGCTGCTGGTGACCGGTGATCGCGACATGTATCAGCTTGTTACCGAGCACGTCAACGTGGTCTCGACCCGTAAGGGCCTGTCCGACGTGGCGATCATGACACCCGAGAGCGTGGACGATCTGTATCACGGCATTACGCCGGCGCTCGTGCCCGACTTTTATGGTCTGAAGGGCGACACGTCCGATAACATCCCCGGCGTGCCGGGCATCGGCCCCAAAAAGGCGAGCGCGCTCATTGCGCAGTACGGTAGCCTGGACGAGGTCATCGCACACGCCGATGAGGTTAAGGGCAAGATGGGCGAGAACCTGCGTGCGCACATCGACGATGCGCTGCTGAGCCGCAAGGTCGCGACCATCCGCACCGATGCGCCTGTTGAGCTCGACTTTGAGGCGACGTCCTTCCCGGCGTTTTCTGCCGACGAGGTGTCTGCGGCGCTGGGCACGCTCGGCATTACGGCCATGCAGAACCGTTTCTTGGCGCTGATCAGCGGCGAGGGCGGGGCTGCTGCTTCCAGCACGTTTGAGATGCCCGCCGTCTCGCGTGCCGCTGCCGACGATGCCGAGGCGCTTGCTGCCGCTGCCGTCGAGATCGCTCGCGCGATTGATGCGGGTGAGTGGATTGCCGCCGTGGTGGATGATGACAAGGAGGAGGGCGCGCTTTTTGGTCTGACGCGCACGCTGTGGCTGGCGACGTCCAAGGGGCTGTTTGCTCTTGAGGAGGGCGACGGCGGTGCGTCTGCCGTGGTCGATGGCTTTAACGTTGCCCACGGCCTGATCGCCGGCGTGCTTGCGCGCCTGTTTATGGAGGGCCGCGTGGCGAGCCCGGATATGAAGGCGCTGCTGCATGAGCTTTCGCCCATCGATTCTTCCGAGCCCGAGCTCATGGATCCGCTGGTCGTCGATTCCACGCGCATCTTCGATACCGTTGTCGCCGCCTACCTGTTGGATTCCGACCGCTCCGAGTTTGATGAGGCGTATCTGGCCGATACCTATCTGCAGATGACGCTGCCTGCGGCACGTGGCGCAGAAGGCGCTGGCGAGGACGCTCCTGCGCCCGCCGCTCGCACGGCGGCCTTGACGCTGGCGCTGGTCGCACCGCTGCGTGACCGCATGGCCCGCGAGAACGCCGCCAACGTGTTCGATGGGATCGAGATGCCGCTCGTGCCGGTGCTTGCCAAGATGGAACGCGCGGGCATGCTCGTAGACCCCGACCGTCTGCATAGTCTGTCCGAGGGACTTGCTACCCAGATCACCGATGTCGAGCGCAGTATTCGCGACCTAGCGGGTGACGAGACCTTTAACGTCGGCAGCCCCATGCAGCTCTCGCACGTGCTGTTTGATGTGATGGGGCTTCCGACCAAGGGCCTCAAAAAGACCAAGCGCGGCTATTATTCGACCAACGCCAAGGTGCTGAGCGACCTTGCCCGCGACCACGAGATCGTACGCCTTATTTTGGACTGGCGTGAGAAGTCCAAGATTAAGTCGACCTATCTGGACACGCTAGGTCCGCTGCGCCGTGGTGACGGGCGTGTGCACACCACGTACAACCAGACCATCACCGCGACGGGGCGTCTGTCTTCGAGCGACCCCAATCTGCAAAACATTCCGACGCGCTCGGAGCTGGGACGCACCGTCAAGACGGCGTTCTCGGCGGGCGAGGGCAGCGTCTTTTTGGCAGTGGACTACTCGCAGATCGAGCTGCGTCTGCTGGCGCATCTCTCGGGCGATGAGCATCTGGTGCGCGCCTTTAACGAGGGCGAGGACTTCCATGCCGAGACGGCCGCGCGCGTATTTGGCGTGCCGGTGTCCGAGGTGACGCCCGACCTGCGCAGCCGCGCCAAGGCCGTGAACTTCGGCATCGTGTATGGTCAGCAGGCTTACGGTCTGTCGCAGTCGCTGCATATCTCGATGGCCGAGGCGCGCGACATGATTGACCGCTACTACGAGGCATACCCGGGCGTGCGCACGTTCCTCGACAACGTGGTGGCGCGTGCCAAGCAGACGGGTTACGCCGAGACCATGTACGGCCGTCGTCGTCATATTCCGGAGCTCAAGGCCAAAAACCCACAGCTCCGCGGCTTTGGCGAGCGCACGGCCATGAACCACCCCATGCAGGGCACCGCCGCCGACATCATCAAGATCGCGATGGCCCGCGTAAGCCGCCGTCTGGAAGAAGAGGGCTTTGCCGCCCACATGATCCTGCAGGTACACGACGAACTGGACTTTGAGTGCCCGGTCGAAGAAGTCGAACGCCTGACCGCCATGGTTCAAGACGTCATGGAACACGTCGTAGACCTACGCGTACCGTTGATCGCCGAAGCCAGTACCGGCATAACCTGGGCAGACGCGAAATAGGAAAGCAACCACAGTTCCAAAGTAACCAAAAACAGAAGGACGCCCCTCATCAACAAGGAGCGTCCTTCGTT
Proteins encoded:
- the polA gene encoding DNA polymerase I, translating into MSEKRRTFAVIDGNSLMHRAFHAVPPTMNAPDGRPTNAIFGFLNMFLKMIDAFNPDGVVVAFDKGKPRVRMEMLPQYKAQRPPMDPDLHAQFPMIKELLAALNVPILQSEGWEGDDILGTMARLGEQAGCDMLLVTGDRDMYQLVTEHVNVVSTRKGLSDVAIMTPESVDDLYHGITPALVPDFYGLKGDTSDNIPGVPGIGPKKASALIAQYGSLDEVIAHADEVKGKMGENLRAHIDDALLSRKVATIRTDAPVELDFEATSFPAFSADEVSAALGTLGITAMQNRFLALISGEGGAAASSTFEMPAVSRAAADDAEALAAAAVEIARAIDAGEWIAAVVDDDKEEGALFGLTRTLWLATSKGLFALEEGDGGASAVVDGFNVAHGLIAGVLARLFMEGRVASPDMKALLHELSPIDSSEPELMDPLVVDSTRIFDTVVAAYLLDSDRSEFDEAYLADTYLQMTLPAARGAEGAGEDAPAPAARTAALTLALVAPLRDRMARENAANVFDGIEMPLVPVLAKMERAGMLVDPDRLHSLSEGLATQITDVERSIRDLAGDETFNVGSPMQLSHVLFDVMGLPTKGLKKTKRGYYSTNAKVLSDLARDHEIVRLILDWREKSKIKSTYLDTLGPLRRGDGRVHTTYNQTITATGRLSSSDPNLQNIPTRSELGRTVKTAFSAGEGSVFLAVDYSQIELRLLAHLSGDEHLVRAFNEGEDFHAETAARVFGVPVSEVTPDLRSRAKAVNFGIVYGQQAYGLSQSLHISMAEARDMIDRYYEAYPGVRTFLDNVVARAKQTGYAETMYGRRRHIPELKAKNPQLRGFGERTAMNHPMQGTAADIIKIAMARVSRRLEEEGFAAHMILQVHDELDFECPVEEVERLTAMVQDVMEHVVDLRVPLIAEASTGITWADAK
- the thiC gene encoding phosphomethylpyrimidine synthase ThiC, whose product is MSTQTEPTLVTQIDFARAGQITPQMKEVAEREHRDPEYIRERVADGRIAIPANIVHIKKGMRAFGVGEGLSTKVNVNLGISGDKADAAEEWKKVKIAEDYGADAIMDLSNSGKTRQFRQQLIDETPLMVGTVPMYDAIGYMEKPLVKLTKDDLFEVVRAHAEDGVDFMTIHCGINKSVTKTFKETGRLMNIVSRGGSLLFGWMEVTGNENPFYEYFDELLEICHEYDVTISLGDSCRPGCLYDSNDATETAEMIELGKLCKRAWAAGVQVMVEGPGHMALDEIAANMKLQKRLCHNAPFYVLGPLVTDIGVGYDHITAAIGGAISASSGADFLCYVTPAEHLCLPNAQDVLDGLMATKIAAHAADIAKKVPHARDMDDKMGQARRKLDWDAMWKCALDPVTGKKRYEESPAATEGTCTMCGKMCAVRTVNKVFEGTTIDLGMED
- a CDS encoding YaaA family protein; translated protein: MLQVVISPAKQMRAAQDAFEVLGIPPFARETARLHRALLDIERNEGGGLQALWNVSDKLLGPCLNTLHEFGPILKNGDLDNPALARHLSPAVMSYHGIQYQSMAPEVMDAAQLDWLQNHLLILSGLYGCVRPFHGVEPYRLEMGAKLAVDNARDLYAFWGDKLACAIAPTGSNTTVVNLASVEYAKAVLPHLAGDATTITCLFGEGVRNGKPIQRSTASKKARGSMVRWMAENKVEDAAGLTEFNLGYRYVPELSSPDSLVFINEQAF
- a CDS encoding aminopeptidase, translating into MERPSAWKKYTPQQIEELEELCRGYKQFLSENKTERLCVKAGIKMAEEAGYVNLETVIAEGRALKAGDKVYAANHGKDLMLVNLGTAPLEQGFNILGAHVDSPRLDLKQNPAFEAGDMAYLDTHYYGGVKSYHWVASPLALVGVICKKDGTTVDINIGDKADDPVFTISDLLIHLSSEQMAKPAKDAVDAEILDVIVGGRPVKFDEDDKDAPKEPVKQMFLDILKEQYDVEEEDFLSAEIEVVPAGPARDMGLDRSMILGYGHDDRVCAYPSMLAQINVANVERTSITLIVDKEEIGSVGATGMTSRFFENTVAEIMTLAGEDSPLALRRALARSRMLSSDVSAGFDPGYAGKFETKNAAFMGRGLCFNKYTGSRGKGGSNDADAEYVALIRDIMDEAGVDFQTCELGRVNAGGGGTIAYIMAKYGMNVIDSGVAVLSMHALWEVANKADIYEAYRGYKAFIERA